In Desulfarculaceae bacterium, the following are encoded in one genomic region:
- a CDS encoding response regulator: protein MQNSRVLIVDDEPDILQALGDLYLAHGAEVLTSGDSRRALDIARRELPDLVLLDVMMPGVDGYAICRELKQNDETRRIPVIMVTGLGDLDHKLRGLDVGADDFLTKPVNSSELLTRSRALLRVKELGDELESAYRSMADIASYTNNLLRSFDPSGFDPQQSLGGLMEFLLGSGANAHSRPQRVILLSKNPESGWEAWRYSNGGESIDCRHLGSLVPDEAVEPMFQGQASIFCNRDDECHQRVVNASLWERLGEPTPKDNMVAYQSGSVAVLAIDNNKEVSDYEAKVLSAIVATIHVFMKTIVGQLREVERAFFYTIESLARAAESHDEDTANHIVRVKRYAEALGRALGREESYVVALGYAAQMHDVGKLHVHPDILRKPGPLTPGEWEEVKRHTLFGARILGEHPRLAMAREVALNHHEHWDGSGYPQGLSGEEIPLSGRISMMADVYDALRSARHYKLPYSHERAVEVIRLGDHRLRPQWFDPQVLQAFLDIHVEFAKIYRESKD, encoded by the coding sequence ATGCAAAATAGCCGCGTCCTGATTGTGGACGACGAGCCGGATATCCTCCAGGCTCTGGGTGACCTATACCTTGCCCACGGAGCCGAGGTGCTTACTTCCGGCGACAGCCGTCGCGCTTTGGACATCGCACGCCGGGAACTGCCCGATCTGGTCCTTTTGGACGTGATGATGCCGGGGGTGGACGGGTATGCCATCTGCCGGGAGCTGAAGCAGAACGACGAAACCCGCCGCATCCCGGTGATCATGGTGACCGGCCTGGGCGACCTGGACCACAAGCTCCGGGGCCTGGACGTGGGGGCCGACGATTTCCTGACCAAGCCGGTGAACTCCTCCGAGCTCCTGACCCGCTCGCGGGCCCTGTTGCGGGTGAAGGAGCTGGGCGACGAGCTGGAGAGCGCCTACCGCTCCATGGCCGACATCGCCTCCTACACCAACAACCTGCTCCGGAGCTTCGACCCCAGCGGCTTCGACCCCCAGCAGAGCCTGGGCGGGCTCATGGAATTTCTCCTGGGCTCCGGGGCCAACGCCCACAGCCGCCCCCAGCGGGTGATCCTGCTCAGCAAAAACCCCGAAAGCGGCTGGGAGGCCTGGCGCTATTCCAACGGCGGCGAGAGCATCGACTGCCGCCACCTGGGCTCCCTGGTGCCCGACGAGGCGGTGGAGCCCATGTTCCAGGGTCAGGCCAGCATTTTCTGCAACCGCGACGACGAGTGCCACCAGCGGGTGGTCAACGCCTCGCTGTGGGAGCGCCTGGGCGAGCCCACCCCCAAGGACAACATGGTGGCCTACCAGTCGGGCTCGGTGGCGGTGTTGGCCATAGACAACAACAAGGAGGTGAGCGACTACGAGGCCAAGGTGCTCTCGGCCATAGTGGCCACCATCCACGTTTTCATGAAGACCATCGTCGGCCAGCTCCGCGAGGTGGAGCGGGCCTTCTTCTACACCATCGAGTCCCTGGCCCGGGCGGCCGAGAGCCACGACGAGGACACGGCCAACCACATCGTGCGGGTCAAGCGCTACGCCGAGGCCCTGGGCCGGGCCCTAGGCCGCGAGGAATCCTATGTCGTCGCCCTGGGCTACGCCGCCCAGATGCACGACGTGGGCAAGCTGCACGTGCACCCGGACATCCTGCGCAAGCCCGGCCCCCTCACCCCCGGCGAGTGGGAGGAGGTCAAGCGCCACACCCTCTTCGGGGCGCGCATCCTGGGCGAGCACCCCCGCCTGGCCATGGCCCGCGAGGTGGCCCTGAACCACCACGAGCATTGGGACGGCAGCGGCTATCCCCAGGGGCTCTCCGGCGAGGAGATCCCCCTGTCGGGGCGCATCAGCATGATGGCCGACGTGTACGACGCCCTGCGCAGCGCGCGGCATTACAAACTGCCCTACAGCCACGAGCGGGCGGTGGAGGTGATCCGCCTCGGCGATCACCGCCTGCGGCCCCAGTGGTTTGATCCCCAGGTGTTGCAAGCCTTTCTGGACATTCACGTCGAATTCGCTAAGATATACCGCGAATCCAAGGACTAG
- the nifU gene encoding Fe-S cluster assembly protein NifU — protein MWEYTDKVKKYFTDPVNVGEVENPDGVGEVGSLACGDALKLSFKLGEDGKIVDAKFQTFGCASAIASSSALTELVKGKTLEEAEKLTNKDIADFLGGLPKEKMHCSVMGEEALQAAIRNYRGLEPLPQAEGEVVCQCFGVTDQEIEKVARSNDLHTVEEITNYTKAGGGCGDCVDKIQAILDRVWETTPKAAAPAAAPAAAKKPLSNIQKMKLIEQTLEREVRPALKADGGDIELIDIDGDNVMVSLRGRCSSCAASAATLGQFVQSKLREFVSDDLKVQEVKP, from the coding sequence GTGGGCGAGGTGGGCTCTTTGGCCTGCGGTGACGCCCTCAAGCTCAGCTTCAAGCTGGGCGAGGACGGCAAGATCGTCGACGCCAAGTTCCAGACCTTCGGCTGCGCCAGCGCCATCGCCTCCTCCAGCGCCCTCACCGAGCTGGTCAAGGGCAAGACCCTGGAAGAGGCCGAGAAGCTGACCAACAAGGACATCGCCGACTTCCTGGGCGGCCTGCCCAAGGAAAAGATGCACTGCTCGGTCATGGGCGAGGAAGCCCTGCAAGCGGCCATCCGCAACTACCGCGGTTTGGAGCCCCTGCCCCAGGCCGAGGGCGAGGTGGTCTGCCAGTGCTTCGGGGTCACCGACCAGGAGATCGAGAAGGTGGCCCGCAGCAACGACCTGCACACGGTGGAGGAGATCACCAACTACACCAAGGCGGGCGGCGGCTGCGGCGACTGCGTGGACAAGATCCAAGCCATCCTGGACCGCGTGTGGGAGACCACCCCCAAGGCGGCGGCCCCGGCCGCGGCCCCGGCGGCGGCCAAGAAGCCCTTGTCCAACATCCAGAAGATGAAACTGATCGAGCAGACCCTGGAGCGCGAGGTGCGCCCGGCCCTCAAGGCCGACGGCGGCGACATCGAGCTGATCGACATCGACGGCGACAACGTGATGGTGTCGCTCCGGGGCCGCTGCTCCTCCTGCGCGGCCAGCGCGGCCACCCTGGGGCAGTTCGTGCAGAGCAAGCTCCGCGAGTTCGTCAGCGACGATCTTAAGGTGCAGGAGGTAAAGCCGTGA
- a CDS encoding DUF115 domain-containing protein has product MPVESFSPELYRKNLDVLAMVSPEVAAWLERSGVGPLAPPAVGSVQSEGPGLSGLKARAGGITLVVGGGLMDEVALLLERMPAGHQVFCLQPRAEVLAAALGRHDLGMPLGQEELVLLAPSEAALEEALSHNPQLSLTGQMEMVHLHSDTDPEAAAARARLYRVLGHALRARDLALDWEMQSGANLVANLIHAVFAGAANGLPACMPGRPAVLALDGPSLEPALERLAGNMGGAVFFCSDRALPRVARMGIEPSGVGLAGPALGPLFAFSHPVLERTPLIAEEVAHAPTIRAHPGPVFMCLGPRGTALGPLAPMAEYLTPQQHTLGRLAELALVIGCDPIILVGADMVDPRGELIMPDMNGGTVQATLYQAAGACALGRVLARRGANALNTSPHGLGLPGTRYVSLESVLPGLGGPGQPLQVPLLHQETWLEADALEQYALGLNRASTAATRLWQRAAAPLADYQELCSVRASDWLYASEALFLALAEQAAADAMLAAFLDGCLVRSFRRRHHLVCRSRAHQIQINDCCDQLRLCLAELEGRAGELAAGLRRTATEMNELAQARRDNDSAFLKHFAHSAGHTQATLA; this is encoded by the coding sequence GTGCCGGTAGAGTCCTTCTCACCAGAGCTGTACCGCAAGAACCTGGACGTCCTGGCCATGGTGTCGCCCGAGGTGGCCGCCTGGCTGGAGCGTAGCGGGGTGGGGCCCCTGGCTCCGCCGGCGGTGGGGTCCGTGCAGAGCGAGGGCCCCGGCCTCAGCGGCCTGAAGGCCCGCGCCGGGGGCATCACCCTGGTGGTGGGCGGCGGCCTGATGGACGAGGTGGCGCTCTTGCTGGAGCGCATGCCCGCCGGGCACCAGGTCTTCTGCTTGCAGCCCCGCGCCGAGGTCTTGGCCGCCGCCCTGGGCCGCCACGACCTGGGCATGCCCCTGGGCCAGGAGGAGCTGGTGCTCTTGGCCCCCTCCGAGGCCGCCCTGGAAGAGGCGCTGAGCCACAATCCCCAGCTGAGCCTCACCGGCCAGATGGAGATGGTGCATCTGCACTCGGACACCGACCCCGAGGCCGCCGCGGCCCGGGCCCGGCTCTACCGCGTGCTGGGCCACGCCCTCAGGGCCCGCGACCTGGCTCTGGACTGGGAGATGCAATCCGGAGCCAACCTGGTGGCCAACCTGATCCACGCCGTGTTCGCGGGCGCGGCCAACGGCCTGCCCGCCTGTATGCCCGGACGGCCCGCGGTGCTGGCCCTGGACGGCCCCTCCCTGGAGCCCGCCCTGGAGCGCTTGGCGGGCAATATGGGCGGCGCGGTGTTCTTCTGCTCCGACCGCGCCCTGCCCCGGGTGGCCCGCATGGGCATCGAGCCCAGCGGGGTGGGCCTGGCCGGTCCGGCCCTGGGCCCCCTGTTCGCCTTCAGCCATCCAGTGTTGGAGCGCACCCCCCTCATCGCCGAGGAAGTGGCCCACGCACCGACGATCCGGGCCCATCCAGGCCCGGTTTTCATGTGCCTGGGCCCCCGGGGTACCGCCCTGGGCCCCCTGGCTCCCATGGCCGAGTATCTCACGCCCCAGCAGCACACCTTGGGCCGTTTGGCCGAGCTGGCCCTGGTCATCGGCTGCGACCCCATCATCCTGGTGGGCGCGGACATGGTGGACCCCCGGGGCGAGCTGATCATGCCCGATATGAACGGCGGCACGGTGCAGGCCACCCTGTACCAGGCGGCCGGGGCCTGCGCCCTGGGCCGGGTATTGGCCCGGCGCGGAGCCAACGCCCTGAACACCAGCCCCCACGGCCTGGGCCTGCCGGGCACCCGCTACGTTTCCCTGGAGAGCGTCCTGCCCGGCCTGGGCGGGCCGGGCCAGCCCTTGCAGGTGCCGCTGTTGCACCAAGAAACCTGGCTGGAGGCCGATGCCCTGGAGCAGTACGCCCTGGGCCTCAACCGCGCCTCCACCGCGGCCACCCGCCTCTGGCAGCGCGCCGCCGCGCCCCTGGCCGACTACCAGGAGCTGTGCTCGGTGCGGGCCTCGGATTGGCTCTACGCCTCGGAGGCATTGTTCCTGGCCCTGGCCGAGCAGGCCGCGGCCGACGCCATGCTGGCCGCCTTTTTGGACGGCTGCCTGGTGCGCTCCTTTAGGCGGCGGCACCACCTGGTCTGCCGCAGCCGGGCCCATCAGATCCAGATCAACGACTGCTGCGACCAACTCCGCCTCTGCCTGGCCGAGCTGGAGGGCCGGGCCGGGGAACTGGCCGCCGGCCTCCGGCGCACCGCCACCGAAATGAACGAGCTGGCCCAGGCCCGCCGCGACAACGACTCCGCCTTCCTCAAACACTTCGCCCATTCCGCCGGACACACCCAGGCCACCTTGGCATGA
- a CDS encoding 3-hydroxyacyl-CoA dehydrogenase family protein, with product MSEIKTIGVVGAGTMGNGIAQLAAQTGASVIMRDIKDEFVERGLGAIDKFLSKGVERGKVTPEAKAEVLGRIKGTTDMGALSEADFIIEAVIEDLDLKKTVYGELDEVCRPEVILATNTSSMSVTLIAAATKRPDQVVGMHFFNPAQIMRLCEIIRGYSTSDETVAVTTALAQKMGKETVEVMVDSPGFIVNRLMIPHMVEAARMLQEGVASKEDIDKAVKLGLNYPMGPFELMDFTGIDICKFVADYFAQELNKELKWDVPTNMKNQIRSGNLGRKSGAGWYDYKK from the coding sequence ATGAGCGAAATCAAGACCATCGGCGTGGTGGGCGCCGGCACCATGGGCAACGGCATCGCCCAATTGGCCGCCCAGACCGGGGCTTCGGTTATCATGCGCGACATCAAGGACGAGTTCGTGGAGCGCGGCCTGGGCGCCATCGACAAGTTCCTGTCCAAGGGCGTGGAGCGCGGCAAGGTGACCCCCGAGGCCAAGGCCGAGGTGTTGGGCCGCATCAAGGGCACCACCGACATGGGCGCCCTGTCCGAGGCCGACTTCATCATCGAGGCGGTGATCGAGGACCTGGACCTGAAAAAAACAGTCTACGGCGAGCTGGACGAGGTCTGCCGCCCCGAGGTGATCCTGGCCACCAACACCAGCTCCATGAGCGTCACCCTGATCGCGGCCGCCACCAAGCGCCCCGACCAGGTGGTGGGCATGCACTTCTTCAACCCCGCCCAGATCATGCGCCTGTGCGAGATCATCCGGGGCTATTCCACCAGCGACGAGACCGTGGCCGTGACCACCGCCCTGGCCCAGAAGATGGGCAAGGAGACCGTGGAGGTCATGGTGGACAGCCCGGGCTTCATCGTCAACCGGCTGATGATCCCCCACATGGTGGAAGCCGCCCGCATGTTGCAGGAGGGCGTGGCCTCCAAGGAAGACATCGACAAGGCGGTCAAGCTGGGCCTGAACTACCCCATGGGCCCGTTTGAGCTGATGGACTTCACCGGCATCGACATCTGCAAGTTCGTGGCCGACTACTTCGCTCAGGAATTGAACAAGGAGCTGAAGTGGGACGTGCCCACCAACATGAAGAACCAGATCCGCTCGGGCAACCTGGGCCGCAAGAGCGGCGCCGGCTGGTACGACTACAAGAAGTAG
- a CDS encoding sugar phosphate isomerase/epimerase, with amino-acid sequence MNDLNETRLAVSTVWAKARALEAAPFGPAAEAKAILSALDPIGLPRLELEYRLPRPVIDHLLPEFAARGWRVESLHNFVPLPQGVPRDQASGDLFNLAALDPDERAQAVEYTERTLEIASDLEATGVVLHLGGVSGAREKAVTGAAAQAGKMTPELAAHLEQRALTAPRHLDAVSFSLERLAPRAEALGVRLGLENRFHAFQIPSLEETGTLLERFAGAPMGLWYDCGHAWVQELAGMGPASEWLERFGHTLVGCHLHDAQGRHDHQAPGVGEMDWPQLTKALAGSPLKVLEVAPGDDPGPLREGAAMLEELFAAADKPKEHKGAA; translated from the coding sequence GTGAATGACCTAAATGAAACTCGACTCGCCGTCTCCACGGTCTGGGCCAAGGCCCGGGCCCTGGAGGCGGCTCCTTTTGGCCCGGCGGCCGAGGCCAAGGCGATTCTAAGCGCCCTGGACCCCATCGGCCTGCCCCGCCTGGAGCTGGAATACCGCCTGCCCAGGCCGGTGATCGACCACCTTTTACCCGAGTTCGCGGCGCGTGGCTGGCGGGTGGAGAGTTTGCACAACTTCGTGCCCCTGCCCCAGGGCGTGCCCCGCGACCAGGCCTCCGGCGACCTGTTCAACCTGGCCGCCCTGGACCCCGACGAGCGGGCCCAGGCGGTGGAGTACACCGAGCGCACCCTGGAGATTGCCAGCGACCTGGAGGCCACCGGCGTGGTTCTGCACCTGGGCGGGGTGAGCGGGGCGCGCGAAAAAGCCGTGACCGGCGCGGCGGCCCAGGCCGGGAAGATGACCCCCGAGCTGGCCGCCCATTTGGAGCAAAGGGCGCTGACCGCCCCGCGCCATCTGGACGCGGTGAGCTTCTCCCTGGAGCGCCTGGCCCCCCGGGCCGAGGCCCTGGGGGTGCGCCTGGGCCTGGAGAACCGCTTCCACGCCTTCCAGATCCCCAGCCTGGAGGAAACCGGCACCCTGCTGGAGCGCTTCGCGGGCGCGCCTATGGGCCTGTGGTACGACTGCGGACACGCCTGGGTGCAGGAGCTGGCCGGCATGGGCCCGGCCTCGGAATGGCTGGAGCGCTTCGGCCATACCCTGGTGGGCTGCCATCTGCACGACGCCCAGGGGCGCCACGATCACCAGGCCCCGGGCGTGGGCGAGATGGACTGGCCCCAGTTGACCAAGGCCCTGGCGGGCTCACCGCTCAAGGTGCTGGAGGTGGCTCCCGGCGACGACCCCGGCCCCTTGCGCGAAGGCGCGGCCATGCTGGAGGAGCTGTTCGCGGCGGCCGATAAACCCAAGGAGCATAAGGGGGCGGCATGA
- a CDS encoding cysteine hydrolase, giving the protein MKTAIVVVDMVKDNLESAAHAGIAQRGKAIVPAVNRLTAGARERGWPVIFATDSFLPGDALFRGRMKDHSLRGTEGAEVSGLLTQEPGDTWLPKRRMSAFFKTDLDQTLRLWQVERVAACGLMTPYCVLTTALDAVCHDFHAVMVDDATTAVSDEAHTSCLELYRKSPLRPLLTVQTVDELLA; this is encoded by the coding sequence ATGAAAACGGCCATCGTGGTGGTGGACATGGTCAAGGACAACCTGGAGAGCGCGGCCCACGCGGGCATCGCCCAGCGGGGCAAGGCCATCGTGCCCGCGGTGAACCGCCTGACCGCCGGGGCGCGGGAGCGCGGCTGGCCGGTGATCTTCGCCACGGACAGCTTTCTGCCCGGCGACGCCCTGTTTCGCGGCCGCATGAAGGACCATAGCTTGCGCGGCACCGAGGGCGCCGAGGTCAGCGGCCTGCTCACCCAGGAGCCCGGCGACACCTGGCTGCCCAAGCGCCGCATGAGCGCCTTTTTCAAGACCGACCTGGATCAGACCCTGCGTTTGTGGCAGGTGGAGCGGGTGGCCGCCTGCGGCCTGATGACCCCCTACTGCGTGCTGACCACTGCCCTGGACGCGGTATGCCACGATTTCCACGCGGTCATGGTGGATGACGCCACCACGGCGGTGAGCGACGAGGCGCACACCAGCTGCCTGGAGCTCTACCGCAAGAGTCCGCTGCGGCCCCTGCTCACCGTGCAGACCGTGGACGAGCTGCTGGCCTGA
- the nifS gene encoding cysteine desulfurase NifS, giving the protein MDNNATSQVAPEVVAAMLPYFAEYYGNPSSMHNFGGQVGAKVDEARAQVAALLGASPEEIVFTSCGTESDNTAISSALACQPDKRHIVTTRVEHPAVLNTSQSLATQGYDVTFLKVDRQGNLDLEALAEAIREDTALVSVMWANNETGVIFPVEEIAEICAAKGVLFHTDAVQAVGKVPINLSSTAISMLALSGHKLHAPKGIGVLYIKKGTPFVPFMKGGHQEHGRRAGTENVPYIIGMGAAARMAMEHMEEENTRVKALRDRLEKGLLEIEATMVNGDPDRRLPNTSSVSFEYVEGESILLHLSSLGICASSGSACTSGSLEPSHVLRAMGVPFTAAHGSIRFSLSIFNNDADVDHILEHMPGIIERLRTMSPFWSKYQQTKCNTPGYVEP; this is encoded by the coding sequence ATGGACAACAACGCCACCAGCCAGGTGGCGCCCGAGGTGGTGGCGGCCATGCTGCCCTACTTCGCGGAGTATTACGGCAACCCCAGCTCCATGCATAACTTCGGCGGCCAGGTGGGGGCCAAGGTGGACGAGGCCCGGGCCCAGGTGGCCGCCCTGTTGGGCGCCTCGCCCGAGGAGATCGTCTTCACCTCCTGCGGCACCGAGAGCGACAACACCGCCATCAGCAGCGCCCTGGCCTGCCAGCCGGACAAGCGCCACATCGTCACCACCCGGGTGGAGCACCCGGCGGTCTTAAACACCAGCCAGTCCCTGGCCACCCAGGGCTACGACGTGACCTTCCTCAAGGTGGACCGCCAGGGCAACCTGGACCTGGAGGCTCTGGCCGAGGCCATCCGCGAGGACACCGCCCTGGTCAGCGTGATGTGGGCCAACAACGAGACCGGCGTGATCTTCCCGGTGGAGGAGATCGCCGAGATCTGCGCGGCCAAGGGCGTGTTGTTCCACACCGACGCGGTGCAGGCGGTGGGCAAGGTGCCCATCAACCTGAGCAGCACCGCCATCAGCATGTTGGCCCTTAGCGGCCACAAGCTGCACGCCCCCAAGGGCATCGGGGTGCTCTACATCAAGAAAGGCACCCCCTTCGTGCCCTTCATGAAGGGCGGGCACCAGGAGCACGGCCGCCGGGCGGGCACGGAGAACGTGCCCTACATCATCGGCATGGGCGCGGCAGCCCGCATGGCCATGGAGCACATGGAAGAGGAGAACACCCGGGTCAAGGCCCTGCGCGACCGCCTGGAAAAAGGGCTGTTGGAGATCGAGGCCACCATGGTCAACGGCGATCCCGACCGCCGCCTGCCCAACACCAGCTCGGTGAGCTTCGAGTACGTGGAGGGCGAGTCCATCCTCTTGCACCTCAGCTCCCTGGGCATCTGCGCCTCCTCGGGCAGCGCCTGTACCTCCGGCTCTCTGGAGCCCAGCCACGTGCTTCGGGCCATGGGCGTACCCTTCACCGCGGCCCACGGCTCCATTCGCTTCAGCCTGAGCATCTTCAACAACGACGCGGACGTGGACCACATTCTGGAGCACATGCCGGGCATCATCGAGCGCCTGCGCACCATGAGCCCCTTCTGGTCCAAGTACCAGCAGACCAAATGCAACACCCCGGGGTACGTGGAGCCGTAA
- a CDS encoding TIGR04211 family SH3 domain-containing protein, protein MKPRLAALLVLLACLAALPALAQDTLYVSDQLRITVRSGPSLSNKVVAMTETGDAVTLLGKERDGWALVRLPDGKEGWVLTRFLTKERPARLRLAELDPANKDMARRLEELHSENQRLSRELSTAQGQLAELTARHEKLQADSADVMTLKKRHKALQARYEKQDKELKELVVENKSLKFSSNLKWFLAGAGVLVIGWLMGLALHRRKKRWNSSIY, encoded by the coding sequence ATGAAACCGCGCCTTGCCGCCCTTTTGGTGCTTTTGGCCTGCCTGGCCGCCTTGCCCGCCCTGGCCCAGGACACCCTCTACGTCAGCGACCAGCTGCGCATCACGGTGCGTTCGGGCCCCAGCCTGAGCAACAAGGTGGTGGCCATGACCGAGACCGGCGACGCGGTCACCCTGCTGGGCAAGGAACGCGACGGCTGGGCCCTGGTGCGCCTGCCCGACGGCAAGGAAGGCTGGGTGCTCACCCGTTTCCTGACCAAGGAGCGGCCCGCCCGTTTGCGCCTGGCCGAGCTGGACCCGGCCAACAAGGACATGGCCCGCCGCCTGGAAGAGCTGCACAGCGAGAACCAGCGCCTGAGCCGCGAGCTCAGCACCGCCCAGGGCCAGCTGGCCGAGCTCACCGCCCGCCACGAGAAGCTCCAGGCCGATTCGGCCGACGTCATGACCCTCAAGAAGCGTCATAAGGCCCTGCAAGCCCGCTACGAAAAGCAGGACAAGGAGCTCAAGGAGCTGGTGGTGGAGAACAAGTCGCTGAAGTTCTCCTCCAACCTGAAGTGGTTCCTGGCCGGGGCCGGCGTGCTGGTCATCGGCTGGCTCATGGGCCTGGCCCTGCACCGCCGCAAGAAGCGCTGGAATTCCTCGATCTATTAA
- a CDS encoding methyltransferase domain-containing protein, which translates to MPLDPHSLDQRPEPWERYTAELLWADPWVSSQMLAFHLDPSHDISSRSGAFITRATQWMTERFYLGPGRAVGDFGCGPGLYASRLAATGAEVTGIDFSPRSIAYARGQAEALGLSIDYRCMNYLDFAGPERFDLILLIYGDYCALSPEQRGRLLGVFARSLKPGGALLMDLFSTHRFAGLSEAASEEEFPQGGFWAQGPHRVLSRSFLYPEHSLALDRYHIVEQQGEREVYNWLQHFEPQGLGAELAAHGWAVEQALGSVAGDSYEPDSDEFAVIARLV; encoded by the coding sequence ATGCCCCTTGATCCGCACTCACTGGACCAGCGCCCCGAGCCCTGGGAGCGCTACACCGCCGAGCTGCTTTGGGCCGACCCCTGGGTGTCTTCCCAGATGCTGGCCTTCCACCTGGACCCCAGCCATGACATCTCCTCGCGGAGCGGCGCATTCATAACCCGCGCCACCCAGTGGATGACCGAGCGTTTCTACCTGGGGCCGGGCAGGGCGGTGGGCGACTTCGGCTGCGGGCCGGGGCTCTATGCCTCGCGCCTGGCCGCCACCGGGGCCGAGGTCACGGGCATCGACTTCTCGCCGCGCTCCATCGCCTACGCCCGCGGCCAGGCCGAGGCCTTGGGCCTGAGCATCGACTACCGCTGCATGAACTACCTGGATTTCGCCGGGCCGGAGCGCTTCGACCTGATCCTACTTATCTACGGCGACTACTGCGCCCTGAGCCCGGAGCAACGGGGCCGCCTGCTGGGCGTGTTCGCGCGGTCGCTCAAGCCCGGCGGCGCGCTGCTCATGGACCTGTTTTCCACCCACCGCTTCGCGGGCCTGAGCGAAGCCGCCAGCGAGGAGGAGTTCCCCCAGGGCGGCTTCTGGGCCCAGGGCCCCCACCGCGTGCTAAGCCGGAGCTTCCTCTACCCCGAGCACAGCCTGGCCCTGGACCGCTACCACATCGTGGAGCAGCAGGGCGAGCGCGAGGTCTACAACTGGCTGCAGCACTTCGAGCCCCAGGGGCTTGGGGCGGAGCTGGCCGCCCACGGCTGGGCCGTGGAGCAGGCCCTGGGCAGCGTGGCCGGCGACTCCTACGAGCCGGACTCCGACGAATTCGCGGTCATCGCCCGGCTGGTCTAA